A region of Solea solea chromosome 7, fSolSol10.1, whole genome shotgun sequence DNA encodes the following proteins:
- the usp16 gene encoding ubiquitin carboxyl-terminal hydrolase 16: protein MGKKRGKDKSSRGDDEFDLTGPSCRHIKKGTEQTLLKKLSGNIELVSCQDCKHEENEEDDSNSLPQDSEEENETATVWMCLKCGHRGCGRHSENQHAIKHYETPRSDPHCLVVSMDNWSVWCYICDEEVQYSKTGHLAQLVTNLKKQTTADSIKRPQKRVKEEDVSMEVEQKTVTVNADESEDKENKEIKEIKNDHKKNPKKESVGKSQNSSKTEDKSGVSVKGLSNLGNTCFFNAVIQNLSQTQLLRQTLNKVTGENMKIDINPGASSDLEPVVVHLEHPGSLTVAMCQLLNEILETKKGVVTPRELFTQVCKKAARFKGFQQQDSQELLRYLLDGMRAEEIKRVSSGIMEALKQSRKSTEGEQLKTLVKEYEKHSSPKNFVDQVFGGETTSTIMCQQCETVSVVTEMFLDLSLPVSDETYRKKNQKKVIQRTSESSQDGRNSPLTNGNEDASVGGGSKYQQKKAKKQAKKQAKHQKRQQKFEGRVTLDTLATPSNAEDEQTDPSADSDADVEKNGESETNEGVLSSEGNSSPSANQGAQNLDTDQGEKEIEEDVNSETVNNRFTVLSNEQDSKDSLLNNDMEQEGEDEAQLVNEMEKVTLDNAFIEDSDSVEQSEETDDEPLESKEYTVVNQDPELAFQALATRTSPEKQECSVQSCLFQFTEVETLTQTNSLLCVTCTKRQGNKDKAAGSKKNVYTDALKQMLISSPPPVLTLHLKRFQQVTAVILIGYSICKVNRHVQFPLILDLAPFCGVKCKNMTEGDSQIVYSLYGIVEHSGTMRSGHYTAYVKVRPECPKSTTNGLSVEGRDPSSGSWFHISDTSVTPVSESKVQSCQAYLLFYERIL, encoded by the exons AtgggaaagaaaagagggaaagataAGAGCAGCAGAGGGGACGATGAATTTGACCTGACAG GTCCGTCCTGTAGGCATATAAAGAAGGGGACAGAACAAACTCTTCTAAAGAAACTCAGTGGGAATATTGAATTGGTTAGCTGCCAGGACTGTAAgcatgaagaaaatgaagaagatgATAGCAACAGCCTGCCACAAGACTCTGAGGAGGAAAACGAAACAGCAACCGTATGGATGTGCTTGAAATGTGGCCACAGG GGATGTGGGAGACACAGTGAGAATCAGCATGCGATCAAACATTATGAGACTCCGCGGTCAGATCCACATTGCCTGGTGGTTAGCATGGACAACTGGAGTGTATG GTGCTACATATGTGATGAGGAAGTCCAGTACTCCAAAACTGGACATTTGGCTCAGCTGGTGACCAATTTAAAAAAGCAGACCACTGCAGATTCTATTAAGAGACCACAGAAAA gAGTGAAAGAGGAAGACGTCTCAATGGAAGTTGAGCAAAAGACTGTGACTGTAAATGCAGATGAAAGTGAGGACaaggagaacaaagaaatcaaagaaatcaAGAACGACCATAAGAAAAACCCCAAGAAGGAGAGTGTTGGGAAATCACAGAATTCGAGCAAAACTGAAGACAAAAGTGGCGTTTCAGTAAAAGGGCTGAGTAACCTGGGAAACACTTGTTTCTTTAATGCAGTCATTCAG AATCTCTCTCAAACGCAGCTCCTAAGGCAAACTCTCAACAAAGTGACAGGAGAGAACATGAAAATTGACATTAATCCTGGTGCCTCCTCAGATTTG GAGCCTGTTGTAGTGCATTTAGAACACCCTGGATCTCTGACTGTGGCTATGTGTCAACTACTCAATGAGATCCTGGAAACAAAGAAGGGTGTGGTAACACCTCGGGAGTTGTTTACACAAGTCTGTAAAAA AGCTGCCAGATTCAAAGGGTTCCAGCAGCAAGACAGCCAAGAGCTGCTACGCTACCTTCTGGATGGGATGCGTGCTGAAGAGATCAaa AGAGTGAGCTCAGGGATCATGGAGGCATTGAAACAGTCAAGGAAAAGCACAGAGGGAGAACAGCTGAAGACATTAGTTAAGG AGTATGAAAAACACTCGTCTCCAAAAAACTTTGTGGACCAAGTGTTTGGAGGGGAGACGACGAGCACTATAATGTGTCAGCAGTGTGAAACG GTTTCTGTcgtcacagaaatgtttttggatctctctcttcctgtttctGATGAG ACATATAGAAAGAAGAACCAGAAAAAAGTAATCCAGAGGACTAGCGAGTCAAGCCAGGATGGGAGAAACAGCCCTCTGACCAATGGAAATGAGGACGCTTCTGTTGGAGGAGGTAGCAAGTACCAGCAGAAGAAAGCCAAGAAGCAGGCAAAGAAGCAAGCAAAG CATCAAAAGAGGCAGCAGAAGTTTGAGGGCAGGGTCACTCTGGACACTCTGGCAACTCCGAGCAATGCAGAGGATGAACAGACCGATCCTTCTGCAGATTCAGATGCAGATGTAGAGAAAAATGGTGAGAGTGAGACAAATGAAGGAGTCTTATCGAGTGAAGGAAACTCTTCACCAAGTGCTAATCAGGGTGCACAGAACCTGGACACTGACCAGGGTGAGAAAGAAATTGAAGAGGATGTCAATTCAGAAACCGTCAACAACCGTTTCACAGTCTTATCAAATGAGCAGGACTCAAAGGACAGCCTCTTAAACAATGACATGGAGCAGGAGGGAGAAGATGAGGCACAGCTGGTGAATGAGATGGAGAAAGTTACTCTTGACAATGCCTTCATAGAGGATTCCGACTCTGTGGAACAGAGTGAGGAAACTGACGATGAGCCACTGGAGAGTAAAGAGTACACTGTAGTAAACCAGGATCCAGAATTGGCCTTCCAAGCTCTGGCCACGAGAACATCCCCAGAGAAACAGGAGTGTTCAGTACAGTCATGTCTATTTCAGTTCACAGAGGTGGAAACGCTCACACAGACCAACAGCCTGCTGTGTGTCACTTGCACTAAACGACAAGGGAACAAAGACAAAGCTGCGG GATCCAAGAAGAACGTCTACACAGATGCCTTGAAGCAAATGTtgatctcctctcctccaccagtGCTTACCCTTCATTTAAAGAGATTTCAACAGGTAACAGCAGTTATATTGATTGGGTACAGTATTTGTAAGGTGAACAGACATGTCCAATTCCCCCTGATACTGGATCTCGCTCCTTTCTGTGGCGTTAAATGCAAG AACATGACAGAAGGAGACTCTCAGATTGTGTACAGTCTGTATGGTATTGTGGAGCACAGTGGAACAATGAGGTCCGGTCACTACACAGCCTACGTGAAAGTTCGACCTGAGTGCCCCAAATCCACAACCAATGGGCTTTCAGTCGAAG GAAGAGATCCATCCAGTGGATCCTGGTTTCACATCAGCGACACCAGCGTTACGCCTGTGAGCGAGAGCAAAGTCCAGAGTTGTCAAGCCTACCTCCTCTTCTATGAAAGGATCCTCTAA
- the rwdd2b gene encoding RWD domain-containing protein 2B encodes MSYLEWAESQLAEIELLSSMFPTRDELELTDQLAVAELRDYVEGIASADSPPPLRPQFLIKQKFDTATAGMMDVILSCAYPSEYPSVLPEITVRCSALSRAQQTQLHTALNAHLTENCQGDVCVLSAVDWVKDNMQLFISKSSSAAPAPKKESSPQPEEVFSRLWIYSHHIYNKTKRKNILEWSKELGLSGFSMPGKPGVVCVEGPQSACEEFWSRVKVLTWKKIMIRHREDIPLDRHRDADRTVDSIESLRKFTGFEEAMFDPHGNRGNHMDLGQLYQFLNEKGCCDVFQLYFGIEGR; translated from the exons ATGTCTTACTTGGAATGGGCTGAGTCTCAGCTTGCAGAGATCGAGCTGTTGAGCAGCATGTTTCCCACCCGGGACGAGCTGGAGCTCACAGACCAGCTGGCTGTGGCCGAGCTGAGGGACTACGTTGAGGGCATAGCTTCAGCAGACAGCCCCCCTCCTCTCAGACCCCAGTTTCTCATCAAACAGAAATTTGACACCGCCACTGCTGGCATG aTGGACGTCATTCTGTCCTGTGCTTATCCATCTGAATATCCCAGTGTGTTACCAGAGATCACAGTCCG GTGTTCTGCTCTCAGCAGGGCCCAGCAGACACAGCTCCACACGGCTCTGAATGCCCACCTTACTGAAAACTGCCAgggggatgtgtgtgtgctctctgcTGTGGACTGGGTGAAAGACAACATGCAGCTCTTCATTAGCAAGAGTTCATCAGCAGCACCAGCTCCTAAAAAAGAGTCTAGTCCGCAGCCGGAGGAAGTGTTCAGTCGACTGTGGATCTACAGTCATCACATCTACAacaagacaaagaggaagaacatCTTGGAATGGTCCAAGGAGCTGGGCCTGTCAGGATTCAGCATGCCAGGGAAAcctggtgttgtgtgtgtggagggtcCTCAATCTGCCTGTGAAGAGTTCTGGTCCAG AGTGAAGGTGCTGACTTGGAAGAAGATCATGATTCGACACAGGGAGGATATTCCCCTTGACCGTCACCGTGACGCCGACAGGACTGTGGACAGTATCGAGTCCCTGCGTAAATTCACAGGATTTGAAGAAGCCATGTTTGACCCCCACGGTAACCGAGGTAATCACATGGACCTTGGGCAGCTCTACCAGTTCTTAAATGAGAAAGGCTGCTGTGATGTCTTTCAGTTATATTTTGGCATTGAAGGGAGGTAG
- the LOC131462414 gene encoding transcription regulator protein BACH1-like isoform X1, with amino-acid sequence MSHQGPRTSVFTFQSAVHSDHVLQCLNEQRQQDVLCDVTVVVEDIMFRAHCSVLVSCSEYFHSRVTSVTGQNPIITLPEEVTVEGFEPLLQFAYTSKLLFTKENIHAIHSSAEFLGFRDLESACFDFLLPKYAEGKKPQEVRRGGACCQSRDPATSFISREESSQPKSFESHSSVPSEGDEHTDFPTQSPQSAQGQKRSEEEHLCLENCGPQMAPLSLELTANGVCPMLSLPCPDTDKADLPSRFCEKDILEIGDVFSCGLPCELSTPGDMNPTGLIEPAGRDVKQAVETLGAESNGNPALCPINSTVAENCSDLLEQTDDGLEQRMTGDISDSALTALSHQEGFGERSSVEREVAEHLAKGFWSDLCPSQGQPLPLDPVDQNSLAKAADFHWLKQLDLSSSVGDCPFLRDLGTGDDLTQRTNSLSQMEKSPCMSSTFNSADDSDLDTDGDTEANNRRAAEIQLPFAVDQISALSRSAFQQLLRNHHLTQDQLEFVHDVRRRSKNRVAAQRCRKRKLDGIQHLEIEIKKLKNEKERLMQEQTELEENLEEIRESLCGLYKSVSIESDQDQLQLLTKISSSPDFPSSLIKHEESQITIEMVSRSSECAPSGPPADSVQITEPEAGAQTEQTHSPQNCPVPASLLNTCVDMNSNL; translated from the exons ATGTCGCACCAAGGTCCTCGCACGTCAGTGTTCACGTTTCAGTCTGCTGTGCACAGTGACCATGTTCTCCAGTGTCTGAATGAGCAAAGGCAGCAGGATGTCCTCTGTGACGTAACAGTGGTGGTGGAGGACATAATGTTTCGGGCCCATTGCTCTGTCTTGGTCTCCTGCAGTGAATACTTTCACAGCAGGGTCACCAGTGTCACTGGACAGAATCCCATCATCACCTTGCCTGAAGag GTGACTGTGGAGGGGTTTGAACCTTTGCTTCAGTTTGCCTACACATCAAAGCTGCTCTTCACCAAAGAAAACATCCATGCCATTCACAGCAGTGCTGAGTTTTTAGGATTTCGTGATTTGGAGTCAGCCTGCTTTGATTTCCTCCTGCCAAAGTATGCTGAAGGCAAAAAACCACAGGAGGTCAGGCGTGGAGGAGCTTGTTGTCAGAGTCGGGATCCTGCAACTAGTTTTATCTCCAGGGAAGAGAGCAGCCAACCAAAATCATTTGAGTCTCACAGCTCAGTGCCTTCAGAGGGTGATGAGCACACAGACTTCCCAACACAGTCTCCTCAGAGTGCACAGGGTCAGAAGAGAAGTGAGGAAGAACACTTATGTTTGGAGAACTGCGGGCCTCAAATGGCCCCCTTATCTCTGGAGTTAACAGCAAATGGAGTTTGCCCCATGTTGTCTTTGCCATGTCCAGACACTGACAAAGCAGATCTTCCATCTCGGTTTtgtgaaaaagacattttagagATAGGAGATGTGTTTAGCTGTGGCTTACCCTGCGAGCTGTCAACCCCAGGGGATATGAATCCTACAGGACTCATTGAGCCAGCAGGCAGAGATGTTAAACAGGCTGTGGAGACGCTTGGTGCTGAATCCAACGGCAACCCTGCTTTATGTCCAATCAACAGTACTGTGGCAGAAAATTGTAGTGATTTATTAGAGCAGACAGACGATGGCCTCGAACAGAGAATGACAGGTGATATCTCAGACTCTGCACTTACTGCTTTAAGCCATCAAGAGGGATTTGGGGAGAGGAGCAGTGTGGAGAGGGAGGTGGCTGAACATCTGGCCAAAGGATTTTGGTCTGACCTATGTCCATCTCAGGGTCAACCACTCCCCTTGGATCCCGTGGACCAAAACAGTTTAGCAAAAGCGGCTGACTTTCATTGGCTAAAGCAGCTGGACTTGAGCTCCAGTGTAGGAGACTGCCCTTTCCTCCGGGACCTCGGTACAGGTGATGACCTAACTCAACGCACCAACAGTCTGTCACAGATGGAGAAGAGCCCCTGCATGTCCTCCACGTTCAACTCTGCTGACGATTCAGACCTGGACACAGATGGAGATACTGAGGCTAACAACAGAAGAGCAGCAGAG ATTCAGCTGCCGTTCGCAGTGGATCAGATCTCTGCACTGAGCCGAAGCGCCTTCCAGCAGCTTCTGAGAAACCATCACCTGACTCAAGATCAGCTGGAGTTTGTCCACGATGTCCGTCGACGAAGTAAAAATCGGGTGGCTGCACAACGTTGCCGAAAGAGGAAACTAGATGGGATACAACATCTCGAGATTGAAATCAAAAAATTA AAAAATGAGAAAGAGCGGCTGATGCAGGAGCAAACAGAGCTGGAGGAAAACCTGGAGGAGATTCGTGAGAGTCTGTGCGGGTTATATAAGAGTGTTAGCATCGAGTCTGATCAGGACCAGTTGCAGCTTCTTACCAAGATCTCCTCTTCACCCGACTTTCCCTCTTCCCTCATTAAACATGAAGAGTCGCAGATCACTATCGAAATGGTAAGTAGGTCCTCAGAGTGTGCGCCGAGCGGGCCTCCTGCAGACTCTGTTCAGATCACTGAGCCAGAGGCTGGTGCACAAACAGAGCAGACTCATTCTCCACAAAATTGCCCTGTTCCTGCATCTCTGCTCAACACTTGTGTGGACATGAACAGCAACTTATAA
- the LOC131462414 gene encoding transcription regulator protein BACH1-like isoform X2, with product MSHQGPRTSVFTFQSAVHSDHVLQCLNEQRQQDVLCDVTVVVEDIMFRAHCSVLVSCSEYFHSRVTSVTGQNPIITLPEEVTVEGFEPLLQFAYTSKLLFTKENIHAIHSSAEFLGFRDLESACFDFLLPKYAEGKKPQEVRRGGACCQSRDPATSFISREESSQPKSFESHSSVPSEGDEHTDFPTQSPQSAQGQKRSEEEHLCLENCGPQMAPLSLELTANGVCPMLSLPCPDTDKADLPSRFCEKDILEIGDVFSCGLPCELSTPGDMNPTGLIEPAGRDVKQAVETLGAESNGNPALCPINSTVAENCSDLLEQTDDGLEQRMTGDISDSALTALSHQEGFGERSSVEREVAEHLAKGFWSDLCPSQGQPLPLDPVDQNSLAKAADFHWLKQLDLSSSVGDCPFLRDLGTGDDLTQRTNSLSQMEKSPCMSSTFNSADDSDLDTDGDTEANNRRAAEIQLPFAVDQISALSRSAFQQLLRNHHLTQDQLEFVHDVRRRSKNRVAAQRCRKRKLDGIQHLEIEIKKLKNEKERLMQEQTELEENLEEIRESLCGLYKSVSIESDQDQLQLLTKISSSPDFPSSLIKHEESQITIEMANEMEAAD from the exons ATGTCGCACCAAGGTCCTCGCACGTCAGTGTTCACGTTTCAGTCTGCTGTGCACAGTGACCATGTTCTCCAGTGTCTGAATGAGCAAAGGCAGCAGGATGTCCTCTGTGACGTAACAGTGGTGGTGGAGGACATAATGTTTCGGGCCCATTGCTCTGTCTTGGTCTCCTGCAGTGAATACTTTCACAGCAGGGTCACCAGTGTCACTGGACAGAATCCCATCATCACCTTGCCTGAAGag GTGACTGTGGAGGGGTTTGAACCTTTGCTTCAGTTTGCCTACACATCAAAGCTGCTCTTCACCAAAGAAAACATCCATGCCATTCACAGCAGTGCTGAGTTTTTAGGATTTCGTGATTTGGAGTCAGCCTGCTTTGATTTCCTCCTGCCAAAGTATGCTGAAGGCAAAAAACCACAGGAGGTCAGGCGTGGAGGAGCTTGTTGTCAGAGTCGGGATCCTGCAACTAGTTTTATCTCCAGGGAAGAGAGCAGCCAACCAAAATCATTTGAGTCTCACAGCTCAGTGCCTTCAGAGGGTGATGAGCACACAGACTTCCCAACACAGTCTCCTCAGAGTGCACAGGGTCAGAAGAGAAGTGAGGAAGAACACTTATGTTTGGAGAACTGCGGGCCTCAAATGGCCCCCTTATCTCTGGAGTTAACAGCAAATGGAGTTTGCCCCATGTTGTCTTTGCCATGTCCAGACACTGACAAAGCAGATCTTCCATCTCGGTTTtgtgaaaaagacattttagagATAGGAGATGTGTTTAGCTGTGGCTTACCCTGCGAGCTGTCAACCCCAGGGGATATGAATCCTACAGGACTCATTGAGCCAGCAGGCAGAGATGTTAAACAGGCTGTGGAGACGCTTGGTGCTGAATCCAACGGCAACCCTGCTTTATGTCCAATCAACAGTACTGTGGCAGAAAATTGTAGTGATTTATTAGAGCAGACAGACGATGGCCTCGAACAGAGAATGACAGGTGATATCTCAGACTCTGCACTTACTGCTTTAAGCCATCAAGAGGGATTTGGGGAGAGGAGCAGTGTGGAGAGGGAGGTGGCTGAACATCTGGCCAAAGGATTTTGGTCTGACCTATGTCCATCTCAGGGTCAACCACTCCCCTTGGATCCCGTGGACCAAAACAGTTTAGCAAAAGCGGCTGACTTTCATTGGCTAAAGCAGCTGGACTTGAGCTCCAGTGTAGGAGACTGCCCTTTCCTCCGGGACCTCGGTACAGGTGATGACCTAACTCAACGCACCAACAGTCTGTCACAGATGGAGAAGAGCCCCTGCATGTCCTCCACGTTCAACTCTGCTGACGATTCAGACCTGGACACAGATGGAGATACTGAGGCTAACAACAGAAGAGCAGCAGAG ATTCAGCTGCCGTTCGCAGTGGATCAGATCTCTGCACTGAGCCGAAGCGCCTTCCAGCAGCTTCTGAGAAACCATCACCTGACTCAAGATCAGCTGGAGTTTGTCCACGATGTCCGTCGACGAAGTAAAAATCGGGTGGCTGCACAACGTTGCCGAAAGAGGAAACTAGATGGGATACAACATCTCGAGATTGAAATCAAAAAATTA AAAAATGAGAAAGAGCGGCTGATGCAGGAGCAAACAGAGCTGGAGGAAAACCTGGAGGAGATTCGTGAGAGTCTGTGCGGGTTATATAAGAGTGTTAGCATCGAGTCTGATCAGGACCAGTTGCAGCTTCTTACCAAGATCTCCTCTTCACCCGACTTTCCCTCTTCCCTCATTAAACATGAAGAGTCGCAGATCACTATCGAAATG